From one Nilaparvata lugens isolate BPH chromosome 2, ASM1435652v1, whole genome shotgun sequence genomic stretch:
- the LOC120349818 gene encoding cyclin-dependent kinases regulatory subunit-like, translating into MANKAALAKQIYYSDKYTDDEYEYRHVILPKELGKLVPTSRLMSEAEWRDLGVRQSKGWVQYMIHKPEPHILLFKRSLSYSEGMN; encoded by the exons ATGGCAAATAAAGCCGCCTTAGCAAAACAAATATATTACTCGGACAAGTATACGGATGATGAATACGAATACAG ACACGTGATTTTACCTAAAGAACTTGGCAAGCTAGTGCCAACCTCACGGCTGATGTCAGAAGCTGAGTGGAGAGACCTGGGTGTGCGTCAGAGCAAAGGATGGGTTCAGTACATGATTCACAAACCAG AACCACATATTTTGCTTTTCAAAAGGTCGCTAAGCTACAGTGAAGGAATGAACTAA
- the LOC120349819 gene encoding PBAN-type neuropeptides-like, which produces MEYSHITQIMIMAILLAYGAVRGDDSSVDGGEGNAETDSSLYAKRQSMWFGPRLGRNKRTQYDITLGAGNDNSLLPPPHENILDLLRDSNWAIIPVTSGDSSEPSWVSRLGRTEDDEEAMEASRSPPFAPRLGRRRHLVSAQFAPRLGRTYVTTANAGSAHHS; this is translated from the exons ATGGAATACAGTCACATCACCCAGATAATGATCATGGCAATTTTGCTGGCCTATGGTGCAG TGCGAGGAGATGACAGCAGCGTGGATGGAGGCGAAGGAAACGCAGAGACGGATTCGTCGCTGTACGCGAAGCGCCAGTCGATGTGGTTTGGGCCACGCCTCGGGCGCAACAAGCGCACCCAGTATGACATCACCCTGGGCGCAGGCAATGATAACAGCCTGCTGCCGCCGCCACACGAAAACATTCTCGACTTACTGCGCGACTCCAACTGGGCTATCATACCTGTCACTA GCGGTGACAGCAGCGAGCCGTCGTGGGTGTCGCGACTGGGTCGCACCGAGGATGACGAGGAGGCGATGGAAGCGTCGCGATCCCCCCCTTTCGCCCCCCGCCTCGGCCGGCGACGCCATCTTGTGTCGGCGCAGTTTGCACCACGACTCGGTCGCACCTACGTCACAACTGCCAATGCCGGCTCAGCCCACCACTCATAA